The Halalkalibaculum roseum genome window below encodes:
- a CDS encoding amidohydrolase family protein has translation MLFVVLAYTTSCTEETSTRNIQILTGADIIDGTGKAIIEHGVILIRDGRIECVGEEGDCPNPAGADIIDVTGKYITPGLIDGHVHFFQTGFFDSRPDAMDITDTYPYSEVAAYQKQHPERYYNSYLCSGITGVYDVGGMSWSVDFQESAEQNPNAPHVAAAGPLITPVSGAPFDLPSDKVLVPLESAEAGIKTVQYLSALGSTGIKLWQLDADNDEYMDRVRAVAEETERQDNKLIVHATTLEQATAAVEAGAKLLVHSVSDVAVDQNFLDLAKQQGTYYNPTLIVSSGYMMAYRAAAGIEPLPVDDPNSCVDSKTLELVNNSSQFEDHSRFSDAFLERIQDFDIETDRVSEVAMQNLLRVYEAGIPIIVGTDAGNPGTLHGPSIYEEMEFMQEAGIPAEDLIVMATRNGAEAMERGNDFGTLEAGKLANLIILDDDPSEDISKMRSITHTMIKGVLKKVVEIPK, from the coding sequence ATGTTATTCGTTGTACTTGCATATACAACATCATGTACTGAGGAAACTTCAACTAGAAATATTCAGATTCTAACCGGGGCTGATATAATTGATGGGACGGGGAAGGCTATTATTGAGCATGGTGTAATACTTATTCGTGACGGCCGTATTGAATGCGTAGGTGAAGAGGGCGACTGTCCAAATCCTGCGGGTGCTGACATTATCGATGTAACGGGCAAGTATATTACACCGGGACTTATTGACGGACATGTTCACTTTTTTCAGACCGGGTTCTTTGACAGTCGTCCCGACGCGATGGATATTACGGATACCTACCCATATTCGGAAGTAGCGGCATATCAGAAGCAGCACCCGGAACGCTACTATAACTCCTATCTTTGCTCCGGTATAACGGGGGTGTATGATGTCGGGGGGATGTCTTGGTCTGTAGATTTCCAAGAGTCAGCCGAGCAGAATCCGAACGCTCCGCATGTTGCCGCTGCAGGTCCTCTTATCACCCCGGTTTCGGGTGCCCCTTTTGACTTGCCTTCTGACAAAGTACTCGTTCCCTTAGAGAGCGCCGAAGCGGGTATCAAAACCGTCCAGTACCTATCGGCACTTGGATCGACGGGCATCAAGCTGTGGCAGCTGGATGCCGATAATGATGAGTATATGGATCGTGTAAGGGCTGTTGCAGAAGAGACCGAAAGGCAAGATAATAAGTTGATTGTACATGCAACTACTTTAGAACAAGCTACAGCTGCTGTTGAGGCAGGTGCAAAGCTGCTGGTTCACAGTGTAAGTGACGTTGCGGTGGATCAAAATTTCTTGGATCTAGCTAAGCAGCAAGGTACCTATTACAACCCAACCCTGATTGTTTCAAGCGGTTATATGATGGCTTACCGGGCGGCGGCCGGTATTGAGCCCCTGCCGGTTGATGATCCCAATAGCTGTGTGGATTCCAAAACACTTGAGCTGGTGAACAATTCTTCGCAGTTTGAGGATCATTCGCGTTTTAGCGATGCATTTCTGGAGCGGATCCAAGATTTTGATATCGAAACTGATCGGGTGAGTGAGGTAGCAATGCAAAATCTATTGAGAGTTTATGAAGCAGGCATACCTATCATTGTGGGTACGGATGCCGGAAATCCGGGAACCCTGCACGGACCTTCGATTTATGAGGAGATGGAATTTATGCAGGAAGCGGGTATACCAGCCGAAGACCTCATTGTGATGGCCACTCGCAACGGTGCGGAAGCCATGGAACGGGGAAATGATTTTGGAACCCTGGAAGCGGGTAAACTGGCTAATCTTATTATACTGGATGATGATCCCTCGGAAGATATTTCAAAAATGCGTAGCATCACTCATACCATGATTAAAGGGGTGTTAAAAAAGGTTGTAGAAATACCTAAATAA
- a CDS encoding cupin domain-containing protein yields METFSKVNLKDKFSLFKDQWSPKIVGELNGQFVKLAKVEGSFDWHTHEEEDELFLVVKGSLTIKMRESDVTLEEGEFFIVPKAVEHKPVAEHEAWILLFEPKNTAHTGNVQNERTVAIENQEWI; encoded by the coding sequence ATGGAAACATTTTCTAAAGTAAACCTGAAGGACAAATTTTCACTCTTTAAGGACCAATGGAGTCCAAAAATTGTAGGTGAGTTAAACGGTCAGTTTGTCAAACTGGCAAAAGTTGAGGGCAGTTTTGACTGGCACACTCACGAAGAGGAGGATGAACTATTCCTTGTGGTGAAGGGATCACTTACCATAAAAATGAGAGAAAGCGATGTAACACTTGAAGAGGGGGAGTTTTTCATAGTACCCAAGGCCGTTGAGCATAAACCCGTGGCAGAACATGAGGCATGGATTTTACTATTCGAACCAAAAAATACCGCCCATACCGGGAATGTTCAAAACGAAAGAACGGTGGCCATAGAAAACCAGGAGTGGATCTAG
- the hutH gene encoding histidine ammonia-lyase has product MKISVKNLYRDLDQRVSTLKSDMSSVKQSRTIVEEALQGNEPLYGINTGFGALANKQVNKEQLKQLQRNLILSHSVGVGELIPKDISRLMLQLKIHALGIGHSGISVETFERLIYFCENDLIPAMPEKGSVGASGDLAPLAHMSLPLLGYGFFWNEEGTDTIPAEKVLKQHDIEPIDLQAKDGLSLINGTQLMSAYGSYVLEKSLALTKTADLIAAMSLEALQGSIKPFDERIHEIRPHKGQKEVAQNVRDLLMNSEILESHRNCGKVQDPYCLRCVPQVHGASRDALRHCVGTIETEINSVTDNPLVFENGDIISGGNFHGQPLALAIDYAKIALAEFASISERRTYLLLEGHDGLPELLMEETGINSGFMIPQYTSAALVSENKVLCHPASVDSIPTSLGQEDHVSMGSIGALKLLEVYHNVEQVLAIELFTAAQALDFRKPLRPGKGVEVAHEFIRNAIPHADTDHYFKDDINNAVRLIQERKITEEVEEQHKKLV; this is encoded by the coding sequence GTGAAGATTAGCGTCAAGAACTTGTACAGGGATCTGGATCAAAGAGTCTCTACTCTGAAGAGCGATATGTCTTCCGTCAAACAGTCAAGAACCATTGTTGAGGAAGCCCTTCAGGGTAACGAACCGTTATACGGCATCAACACGGGTTTCGGGGCACTGGCCAACAAGCAGGTTAACAAGGAGCAGCTAAAACAGTTGCAAAGAAACCTGATTCTTTCCCATTCGGTTGGTGTTGGGGAGTTGATTCCGAAGGACATATCCCGCCTGATGCTTCAGCTTAAAATTCATGCCCTTGGTATCGGGCATTCAGGAATTTCCGTTGAGACCTTTGAGCGTTTGATCTATTTCTGTGAAAATGATCTGATTCCTGCCATGCCGGAGAAAGGCAGTGTAGGTGCATCCGGTGACCTGGCGCCGCTGGCTCATATGTCCTTGCCGCTGCTCGGTTACGGTTTTTTCTGGAATGAAGAGGGTACGGATACTATCCCGGCAGAGAAGGTTCTGAAGCAACATGATATAGAACCCATCGATCTCCAGGCAAAAGACGGATTATCACTCATAAACGGTACACAGCTTATGAGTGCCTACGGGTCCTACGTGCTGGAAAAGAGCCTTGCTCTTACAAAAACGGCAGATCTAATCGCCGCTATGAGTCTGGAAGCGCTTCAGGGAAGCATCAAGCCCTTTGATGAGCGCATACACGAAATTCGTCCCCATAAAGGTCAGAAAGAGGTGGCGCAAAATGTAAGGGATCTTCTCATGAACAGTGAAATCCTGGAGTCACATCGCAATTGCGGCAAGGTTCAGGATCCCTACTGCCTGCGTTGCGTCCCCCAGGTTCACGGAGCCAGCAGAGACGCGTTGCGACACTGTGTTGGAACCATAGAGACGGAGATCAATTCGGTTACCGATAATCCACTGGTTTTTGAAAACGGAGATATTATCAGTGGGGGCAATTTCCACGGCCAACCGTTGGCGCTGGCCATAGATTATGCAAAGATTGCTCTTGCCGAGTTTGCCAGCATTTCTGAAAGAAGAACCTACCTGCTGCTTGAAGGACACGATGGCCTGCCTGAATTGCTGATGGAAGAGACCGGGATAAACTCGGGTTTTATGATACCTCAGTACACATCAGCTGCGCTGGTTTCAGAAAACAAAGTTTTGTGCCATCCGGCATCTGTAGATTCCATCCCAACCAGCCTTGGGCAGGAAGACCATGTAAGCATGGGCAGTATCGGTGCACTGAAGCTGTTGGAAGTATATCATAATGTGGAGCAGGTACTGGCCATTGAGCTGTTTACTGCGGCCCAGGCGCTGGACTTCCGAAAACCGCTACGCCCGGGGAAAGGTGTTGAAGTTGCGCATGAATTTATCAGAAACGCCATTCCACATGCCGATACCGACCACTATTTTAAGGACGATATCAATAATGCCGTGCGGTTGATCCAGGAAAGGAAGATTACCGAAGAGGTTGAAGAGCAACACAAAAAACTGGTATAA
- the hutI gene encoding imidazolonepropionase, whose amino-acid sequence MPKLTNIGYLATCRQEGRQHEIHLIEDAAIVWKGDKIVWVGNEVDLPAEYEDEKTFDAEQAMVIPGLVDCHTHLAFGGWRPDEFEMRLKGKSYLEIAKAGGGILSTVRETREATVEELYEKASGFLSEMVRLGVTAVECKSGYGLSVEEELKILEVYRRLSEEQPVHMVSTFLGAHTFPAEYREDHTAYVDLVINEMIPAVAEAGLAEFCDVFVEDSAFSVEDARRILVSAQAAGMVPKLHADQLTSCGGAELAAEMEAASADHLEKISDKGILAMAEAGVVGVTLPLASLYTQETPLDCRRLVDAGLEVAVATDFNPGSAPTFDLPLAMMLACNQGRLTPLEALKGATIYAAKAIHRQREIGSIEPGKSADFALIDAPDPNFWMYHFRPNTCREVFLKGEKLNMGG is encoded by the coding sequence ATGCCTAAACTCACAAACATCGGTTATCTGGCAACCTGCCGACAAGAAGGAAGGCAGCATGAAATTCACCTTATCGAGGATGCAGCCATTGTCTGGAAAGGTGATAAGATTGTCTGGGTCGGTAACGAGGTTGACTTGCCCGCAGAGTATGAGGACGAGAAAACTTTCGATGCCGAACAGGCGATGGTTATACCCGGACTGGTTGACTGCCACACGCACCTGGCTTTCGGTGGATGGCGTCCGGATGAATTCGAGATGCGCCTGAAGGGTAAAAGCTATCTGGAGATAGCCAAGGCAGGAGGCGGTATTCTGTCTACAGTCAGGGAGACTCGAGAGGCTACGGTTGAGGAACTGTATGAAAAGGCTTCCGGATTTCTGAGCGAAATGGTCAGGCTAGGGGTGACGGCTGTAGAATGCAAAAGCGGGTACGGGTTATCGGTTGAGGAGGAGCTTAAGATTCTGGAAGTTTACCGTCGCCTATCTGAAGAACAACCGGTTCATATGGTATCTACATTTTTAGGCGCTCACACCTTTCCTGCCGAATACAGGGAAGATCATACCGCTTATGTCGATCTGGTTATTAATGAGATGATTCCGGCTGTCGCTGAAGCGGGCCTTGCCGAATTTTGTGATGTTTTCGTGGAGGATTCGGCTTTTTCTGTAGAGGATGCCAGACGCATTCTGGTTTCGGCACAAGCAGCAGGGATGGTACCTAAACTTCATGCTGACCAGCTGACCTCCTGCGGGGGAGCTGAGCTTGCAGCCGAGATGGAAGCCGCAAGTGCTGATCACCTGGAGAAGATTTCCGATAAGGGTATTCTGGCAATGGCTGAAGCAGGAGTGGTAGGCGTCACATTGCCTCTGGCATCTCTCTACACACAGGAAACCCCACTGGATTGCCGCAGGCTAGTAGATGCGGGACTCGAAGTTGCGGTTGCAACAGATTTCAATCCGGGATCCGCACCGACTTTTGACTTACCTTTAGCGATGATGCTTGCCTGTAACCAGGGGAGGCTGACACCATTGGAAGCATTAAAAGGCGCAACCATCTATGCTGCCAAAGCCATTCACCGGCAGCGGGAAATCGGCTCCATTGAACCCGGTAAATCAGCTGATTTTGCTCTGATAGATGCCCCGGACCCCAACTTTTGGATGTATCACTTCCGCCCGAATACCTGCAGGGAGGTATTTCTGAAAGGTGAGAAGCTAAATATGGGCGGTTGA
- a CDS encoding antibiotic biosynthesis monooxygenase family protein → MFIRFVEARIRMKDISKLEQIYTDLIMPVLEETKGCIFAGLLKNLDKPKEYISLTIWDKQESAEKYIASGKYDQNVDQVRLLFEESSEWKIQLSEDNMVEYTPVASNPVVKSYPVEEDEKPLSEKVASERTYLRIISHKVREGAQEEFTEIYNSEILPELVSVEGCKYAFLVDNSGNDGEMLSLSIWDSQEHIARYEEDGRFDSFLDKLSHTLGDLYQWKMALSDSSSTKTITSQDIGIDKYTLVTGKKFQR, encoded by the coding sequence ATGTTCATACGTTTCGTAGAAGCCCGTATTCGCATGAAAGACATATCTAAATTGGAACAGATATACACTGATCTGATCATGCCGGTACTGGAAGAAACGAAAGGATGTATTTTTGCCGGCCTTTTAAAGAACCTGGACAAACCCAAGGAGTATATCTCACTTACTATCTGGGACAAACAGGAATCAGCAGAAAAGTACATAGCTTCGGGCAAATATGACCAAAACGTCGATCAGGTTCGCCTTCTTTTTGAGGAGAGCTCAGAATGGAAAATACAGCTATCAGAAGATAATATGGTTGAATATACCCCGGTCGCCAGTAATCCGGTCGTTAAAAGTTACCCTGTAGAGGAAGATGAAAAACCTTTATCCGAAAAAGTAGCATCTGAGAGAACTTACTTGAGGATTATTTCGCATAAAGTTCGTGAGGGAGCCCAAGAGGAGTTTACTGAAATCTATAATTCTGAAATATTACCTGAATTAGTAAGTGTTGAAGGCTGTAAGTATGCTTTCCTCGTTGATAATTCCGGTAATGACGGAGAAATGCTTTCCCTATCCATATGGGACTCGCAGGAGCACATAGCCCGCTATGAAGAAGACGGCAGATTTGACAGTTTTCTTGACAAACTGAGCCATACCCTGGGTGATTTATACCAGTGGAAAATGGCATTGAGTGACAGCTCTTCCACAAAAACTATTACGAGTCAGGATATCGGGATTGACAAGTATACTCTGGTTACCGGCAAAAAATTCCAGCGATAA
- a CDS encoding tetratricopeptide repeat protein encodes MNSYLSTALSLIIILFLSADVHAQEKQLGKIDFLNSGATEAQADFMEGVKFLHNFEYSDAARAFKRAREIDPDFAMAYYGEAKTHNHPIWMQQDREAAMQVLKELGGSVAERQSKAPTQREKDYLMTLEVLYGNTPQSEGKSKEERDDLYRQAMKELHEKYPNDHEVTAFYGLSILGTAHEGRDYKTYMQAAAQLFKVWNENQQHPGAAHYLIHSFDDPIHAPLGLPMARAYSKIAPAAAHAQHMTSHIFLALGMWDDVVDANIVARNVQTDRQKELNEQTSVCGHYPWWLQYGYLQEGATDKAKQVLNTCSERIAEDASSGEMWHFAVMRGHQIVDSENWSGADTWTAKYDTDTQGSLNYFYTSALAALMRDKESTARENLNKILKLPQSAERDIQADQIKSLLLIEEGNPQEGLKLLRETVAAELELPVDFGPPTIVKPSLELLGDVLLEMENYGEAVEAYERQLERTPKRRLSLLGKEKAMGMATR; translated from the coding sequence ATGAATTCCTATCTAAGCACTGCACTTTCGTTGATTATAATATTGTTTTTGAGTGCTGATGTACACGCTCAAGAAAAACAACTTGGTAAAATTGACTTCCTCAATTCAGGAGCGACAGAAGCCCAGGCTGATTTTATGGAAGGAGTTAAGTTTTTGCATAATTTTGAATATTCAGATGCCGCCCGGGCATTTAAAAGAGCTAGAGAGATAGATCCTGACTTTGCCATGGCTTATTACGGTGAGGCGAAAACGCACAATCATCCCATTTGGATGCAACAAGACCGGGAAGCTGCCATGCAGGTATTGAAAGAGCTAGGCGGTAGTGTAGCTGAGCGCCAGTCCAAGGCTCCTACACAAAGAGAGAAAGATTATCTGATGACACTGGAGGTGCTTTACGGTAATACTCCTCAGTCAGAAGGCAAAAGCAAAGAAGAGCGTGATGATCTGTACCGTCAGGCAATGAAAGAACTTCATGAAAAGTATCCTAATGATCATGAAGTAACGGCATTCTACGGTCTTTCCATTTTGGGCACAGCACACGAAGGAAGGGATTACAAAACTTACATGCAGGCTGCAGCGCAGCTTTTTAAAGTATGGAATGAAAATCAGCAGCATCCCGGCGCGGCTCACTATCTGATACACTCTTTCGATGACCCTATACATGCTCCACTGGGATTGCCAATGGCGAGAGCCTATTCTAAAATAGCACCTGCGGCAGCTCATGCGCAGCATATGACATCACATATCTTTCTGGCACTGGGGATGTGGGATGATGTTGTGGATGCCAATATCGTGGCCCGGAATGTGCAGACCGATCGCCAGAAGGAACTAAATGAACAAACCTCAGTCTGCGGGCATTATCCCTGGTGGCTGCAGTACGGGTATCTTCAGGAAGGAGCAACCGATAAGGCAAAACAGGTTCTGAATACCTGTAGTGAGAGAATTGCCGAAGATGCAAGCTCCGGGGAAATGTGGCATTTTGCCGTGATGAGGGGACACCAAATTGTTGACTCCGAGAACTGGTCCGGCGCGGATACTTGGACAGCTAAATATGATACCGATACTCAAGGAAGCCTCAACTACTTTTACACCTCGGCTCTGGCTGCTCTGATGAGAGATAAAGAATCCACAGCTCGTGAAAACCTAAACAAGATACTTAAGCTGCCTCAGAGTGCCGAGCGGGATATTCAGGCTGATCAGATTAAAAGTCTGCTGCTGATTGAAGAGGGAAACCCCCAGGAGGGCCTTAAGTTACTCAGGGAGACCGTAGCAGCTGAACTGGAATTGCCCGTGGATTTTGGTCCGCCAACCATCGTAAAACCTTCCCTTGAGCTGTTGGGTGATGTACTGCTCGAGATGGAAAACTATGGAGAAGCAGTGGAAGCATACGAAAGACAACTGGAGAGGACGCCAAAACGGAGGCTTTCGCTGCTAGGAAAAGAAAAAGCCATGGGCATGGCTACTAGGTAA
- a CDS encoding RNA polymerase sigma factor: MQESELIKQLQLGNREAFRRLVEDYKDRVYNTCLGFLRDPHDAEDMAQEVFMKIYESIGDFREDAALGTWIYRIAVSKSLELIRKRKRKKRFAYFQALWNKDGVPDETADRDFFPHPGIAVENKERAEILMKAIQVLPEQQRIAFTLHKLEDLSYKEIAGIMDNSLSAVESLIHRAKNNLKNELHEYYTSEMN, from the coding sequence TTGCAAGAATCCGAACTCATTAAGCAGCTTCAGCTCGGCAACCGTGAAGCCTTTCGCAGGTTGGTTGAAGATTATAAAGATCGTGTTTATAACACCTGCCTGGGTTTTCTCAGAGATCCGCACGACGCTGAGGATATGGCGCAGGAGGTATTTATGAAGATTTATGAGTCTATTGGTGATTTCCGGGAAGACGCCGCACTTGGTACCTGGATATATCGAATTGCAGTATCCAAAAGCCTGGAATTGATTAGAAAGCGAAAGCGAAAAAAGAGATTTGCCTATTTTCAGGCCTTGTGGAATAAAGACGGAGTACCTGATGAAACGGCTGATCGGGATTTCTTCCCGCATCCGGGAATCGCTGTTGAAAACAAAGAACGCGCAGAAATTTTAATGAAAGCAATTCAAGTGTTGCCGGAACAGCAGAGGATTGCATTTACATTGCATAAGTTAGAGGATTTAAGCTACAAAGAGATCGCCGGGATTATGGATAACAGTTTGTCGGCTGTAGAGTCCTTAATACACCGGGCAAAGAATAATCTTAAGAATGAACTCCATGAATATTATACATCGGAGATGAACTAA
- a CDS encoding Spy/CpxP family protein refolding chaperone, with protein MEYKTKYRWALTGFLVMLVLNIAVITGIWILRPGGGPPFREGQSQFRVQRFIERELNLNEDQKHRFRELRRDHIRDTRTYFKDIRMARGELFQALSDDASDASVDSLTTVIGRKQQELEQAFYDHFSQLRSICDEEQKAKFDRIILRMMQRVDPSRQMERRNAN; from the coding sequence ATGGAATATAAAACAAAATACCGATGGGCACTGACCGGTTTTTTGGTCATGCTAGTTCTCAACATTGCAGTTATTACGGGAATTTGGATTCTTCGTCCCGGCGGCGGTCCTCCTTTCCGCGAAGGACAATCACAATTCCGGGTGCAGCGCTTTATTGAACGGGAGCTGAACCTTAACGAGGATCAGAAACATAGATTCAGAGAACTTCGAAGGGATCACATCAGGGATACCCGCACTTACTTCAAGGACATTCGCATGGCTCGAGGTGAGCTGTTTCAAGCACTGAGTGATGATGCTTCAGATGCCTCTGTTGATAGTCTTACAACAGTTATTGGCCGGAAACAGCAGGAGCTGGAGCAAGCCTTTTACGATCATTTTTCTCAATTGAGAAGCATCTGCGATGAAGAACAGAAAGCGAAATTTGATCGTATTATCCTGCGGATGATGCAAAGGGTTGACCCCTCGCGCCAAATGGAAAGACGGAATGCCAATTGA
- a CDS encoding nuclear transport factor 2 family protein, with translation MIKKLPLLSIFLFFLVSGLSAQQSQVNEELTSLLNRFLQGASENSVEMHDRFWAEDLIYTSSSGQRYGKQRIMDGLQSSGNEESEPATQWSAENIQIRSYGKVAIVAFKLVGKTELTDGEERTEYLNSGTFVKRQGQWKAVNWQATKVPE, from the coding sequence ATGATAAAAAAACTACCCTTGCTCTCCATATTTTTATTCTTTTTGGTATCAGGACTTTCTGCCCAGCAGTCACAGGTAAACGAAGAGTTAACCAGTTTACTTAATCGATTTCTCCAGGGAGCCAGTGAAAACAGTGTGGAAATGCATGATCGCTTTTGGGCGGAAGACCTGATCTATACAAGCTCTTCCGGCCAGCGCTATGGAAAACAACGAATCATGGATGGATTACAAAGCAGCGGCAATGAGGAAAGCGAACCAGCTACCCAATGGTCAGCCGAGAATATTCAGATCCGCAGTTATGGCAAGGTAGCTATTGTTGCATTCAAACTGGTAGGCAAAACAGAGTTAACAGACGGTGAAGAACGTACCGAATACCTGAACAGTGGTACCTTTGTGAAAAGACAAGGACAGTGGAAAGCCGTTAACTGGCAGGCTACCAAGGTACCGGAATAA
- a CDS encoding Spy/CpxP family protein refolding chaperone: MKTLPYLKTLALTFTLVGLTGLSYAQQGPRNNNMDRMERMREMHQPGNRIFALPDLTDEQKEQLRIVMTDSRKEMLPLQNQVRVKAAQLMTLRTAENADINAINAMADEISSLRANMMKTRLASEQEIRALLTDDQRIIFDSRRQMSKKDGPVKGALRMRRGN, encoded by the coding sequence ATGAAGACACTACCCTATTTAAAAACTTTAGCACTCACCTTCACTCTGGTCGGACTCACCGGCTTGAGCTATGCCCAGCAGGGTCCCCGGAATAACAATATGGATCGTATGGAAAGAATGCGTGAAATGCATCAGCCGGGGAACCGCATATTTGCACTTCCTGATTTGACTGATGAGCAGAAGGAACAGTTACGTATTGTGATGACAGATAGCCGCAAGGAAATGCTTCCCTTGCAAAATCAGGTTCGGGTAAAGGCCGCACAACTTATGACCTTGCGAACAGCTGAAAATGCAGATATAAATGCAATTAATGCGATGGCCGATGAGATAAGTAGCCTAAGAGCTAATATGATGAAGACACGTCTGGCTTCGGAACAAGAAATTCGAGCTCTTTTAACCGATGATCAGCGTATCATTTTCGACAGCCGCAGGCAAATGAGTAAAAAAGACGGACCCGTTAAAGGTGCGTTGAGAATGCGTCGCGGAAATTGA
- a CDS encoding PP2C family protein-serine/threonine phosphatase: MFKDTNNKKQTEQELQRLTKENTRLRRAVDELAILNDLALAISGSLDSEKIMRSIISKSIRALEAEQGDITLVDEEKSDTGQTLVRSMVSSTERTPLHLNQNLLGWMQINKKPLMINDPDNDQRFRNTKWESSIRSLISAPLMARSKLIGILTVYNKSKNSDAKFTESDQRLLSIIAAQSAQVVENARLYEEEQALQFVRRELELASSIQKKLLPSTAPQVEGYTLSGKNLTAQTVGGDYFDFIQIDDNRWALCLGDISGKGLPASLLMSNLQAILRGQVLHLKNPSDILNKANHQLFQSTSSEKFATMFLGILDLSQNNLVFSCAGHEYPFLLKSDGTHQRLQSGGVPLGVLEGQEYSEETISLERGDCLFVFSDGITDSINVEDERFGEERLEQALLELQESKTDPETMINEVFNRSIKHSGQSKRFDDMTAVVLTRNQ; this comes from the coding sequence TTGTTCAAAGACACCAATAATAAAAAGCAAACCGAGCAAGAGTTACAGCGACTGACCAAAGAGAATACCCGGTTGCGCCGGGCGGTAGATGAGCTGGCTATTTTAAACGACCTGGCTTTAGCTATAAGCGGTAGCCTGGATAGTGAAAAAATTATGCGCTCCATTATCAGTAAATCTATAAGAGCCCTCGAAGCAGAGCAGGGAGATATCACCCTTGTGGATGAAGAAAAATCTGATACCGGTCAGACGCTTGTACGAAGTATGGTTAGCTCTACCGAAAGAACACCCCTTCACCTCAATCAGAATCTTCTGGGCTGGATGCAAATCAACAAGAAGCCGTTGATGATCAATGATCCTGATAACGACCAGCGATTCAGAAATACTAAGTGGGAATCTTCGATACGCTCCCTAATCAGTGCTCCGCTGATGGCACGTTCCAAACTGATCGGCATTCTTACCGTTTACAACAAAAGCAAAAACAGCGATGCAAAATTTACCGAATCAGACCAGCGCCTGTTGTCGATTATCGCAGCACAGTCAGCACAGGTAGTAGAAAATGCCAGGCTGTATGAGGAGGAACAGGCTCTGCAATTTGTACGCAGGGAACTGGAGCTGGCTTCCAGCATACAAAAAAAGTTGCTCCCTTCAACCGCTCCGCAGGTCGAAGGTTATACCCTTTCAGGTAAAAACCTGACGGCACAAACCGTGGGAGGTGACTATTTTGACTTTATTCAGATAGATGATAACCGCTGGGCGCTTTGTCTCGGAGATATCAGCGGAAAAGGGCTGCCGGCTTCCCTGCTCATGTCTAACCTCCAGGCTATCTTGCGCGGACAGGTGCTTCACCTCAAGAACCCTTCTGACATATTGAATAAAGCCAACCATCAACTGTTTCAAAGTACCAGTTCGGAAAAATTTGCAACCATGTTCCTGGGCATCCTCGACCTATCGCAAAATAATCTGGTCTTTTCCTGCGCGGGACATGAATATCCCTTTTTACTTAAGTCAGACGGTACTCATCAACGTTTGCAATCCGGAGGGGTGCCATTGGGTGTTCTTGAAGGACAAGAGTATTCAGAAGAAACCATTTCATTGGAAAGAGGCGATTGCCTGTTTGTTTTCTCCGACGGTATCACAGACAGTATAAACGTTGAGGATGAACGTTTTGGAGAAGAGAGGCTCGAGCAAGCTTTGCTAGAATTACAGGAGAGCAAAACCGATCCAGAGACCATGATCAATGAAGTTTTTAACAGAAGCATCAAACACAGCGGACAGTCAAAACGATTCGACGATATGACGGCTGTTGTATTAACCCGAAATCAATAA